In Gimesia benthica, a single window of DNA contains:
- the solA gene encoding N-methyl-L-tryptophan oxidase: MPVHVDYLVLGLGGMGSSALYHLARRGLKVLGVEQFGIAHDRGSSHGETRIIRKAYFEHPDYIPLLQRAYTLWEDLEQESGKSLLNLCGLMVAGPPEGDVIKGVHLAEERHGVQVETLETVEARRRFPGFQLPEGFEVTFEPEAGFLHVEDCVQAHMDCALSHGAQIVLHEPIESLLVTETEIEIQTANQHWVAEGVIVTAGAWAGECLKDLQLPLEVARKVLFWNPVQSPVYNLDQGGCGFLCQMPFGEFYGFPSLDGKTVKLAEHTGGDMVTDPTNVNRELKEADSTSVSRFVGEVMSGLSPEPERHAVCMYTRSADRHFIIDQHPRNQRLVYGAGFSGHGFKFASVMGEILADLVTEGKTSHPIDFLRAGRFQKEDT; encoded by the coding sequence ATGCCCGTTCACGTAGATTATCTGGTGCTGGGCTTAGGGGGCATGGGGAGCAGTGCCCTGTATCATTTAGCGCGTCGGGGCTTGAAGGTGCTCGGGGTCGAGCAGTTTGGCATCGCCCATGACCGGGGCAGCTCGCACGGTGAAACGCGTATCATTCGCAAAGCATATTTCGAGCATCCCGATTACATCCCCCTGCTGCAGCGGGCTTATACTCTGTGGGAAGATCTCGAGCAGGAATCCGGAAAGTCGCTGTTGAATCTCTGTGGGTTGATGGTCGCGGGGCCTCCTGAAGGCGATGTCATTAAGGGAGTGCATCTCGCGGAAGAGAGGCATGGCGTCCAGGTGGAAACACTGGAGACGGTCGAGGCACGGAGACGCTTCCCCGGCTTTCAGCTTCCAGAGGGATTTGAAGTTACCTTTGAACCCGAGGCGGGTTTCCTGCACGTGGAAGACTGTGTGCAGGCTCACATGGATTGTGCACTCAGCCATGGTGCGCAGATCGTATTGCACGAGCCAATTGAATCGTTACTTGTGACTGAAACAGAAATCGAGATTCAGACGGCAAATCAGCACTGGGTGGCTGAAGGTGTGATTGTCACTGCGGGTGCCTGGGCTGGTGAATGTCTCAAGGACCTGCAGCTTCCACTGGAAGTTGCCCGCAAGGTCCTGTTTTGGAATCCGGTTCAAAGCCCGGTTTACAATTTAGATCAGGGGGGATGCGGTTTCCTCTGCCAGATGCCTTTTGGCGAGTTTTATGGTTTCCCTTCGCTGGATGGGAAAACGGTTAAGCTGGCGGAGCATACCGGTGGTGACATGGTGACCGATCCGACCAACGTGAACCGGGAGCTTAAAGAGGCGGACTCCACGTCTGTCAGCCGTTTCGTGGGCGAAGTGATGTCAGGGCTGAGCCCTGAACCCGAGCGGCACGCCGTCTGTATGTATACACGTTCTGCCGACAGACACTTTATTATTGATCAGCATCCCCGGAACCAGCGGCTGGTATATGGAGCCGGTTTTTCAGGGCACGGATTTAAATTCGCCTCGGTGATGGGCGAAATCCTGGCCGATCTGGTGACCGAGGGAAAAACCAGTCACCCGATCGATTTTCTGAGAGCGGGGCGATTTCAGAAAGAAGACACCTAG
- a CDS encoding carbon storage regulator has product MLVLTRKLAEGIRIGDDILVKVIRTGKGSIKIGIDAPDDMRVVRAELFDEEMGIESKPVVKSLGKHQDSDGLSETNSLGTLSVVEAARLVC; this is encoded by the coding sequence ATGCTGGTTTTGACACGGAAGTTGGCTGAAGGAATCCGAATTGGTGACGACATCCTGGTAAAAGTGATTCGGACGGGAAAAGGTTCCATCAAAATCGGCATCGATGCACCCGACGACATGCGTGTGGTTCGGGCAGAACTGTTTGACGAGGAAATGGGGATTGAGAGCAAGCCGGTCGTCAAAAGCCTGGGAAAGCATCAGGACAGCGACGGCCTGTCTGAGACCAATTCCCTGGGGACGCTGTCTGTCGTCGAGGCAGCCCGTCTGGTTTGTTAA
- the rpmB gene encoding 50S ribosomal protein L28 — protein sequence MGQKCDACGKTPVIGNRVRQRGKYKYLGGNGRQTTGVSKRVFRPNLQKIRVQVGGSVQTQRVCTQCIRSGKVTKAVARKPFSLPAT from the coding sequence ATGGGTCAAAAGTGTGATGCCTGTGGCAAAACTCCCGTAATCGGTAATCGCGTTCGCCAGCGTGGTAAATACAAGTACCTGGGTGGTAACGGTCGTCAGACAACCGGTGTCTCGAAGCGCGTATTCCGTCCGAACCTGCAGAAAATCCGGGTTCAGGTTGGTGGCAGCGTACAGACGCAGCGGGTCTGCACTCAGTGCATCCGCTCTGGCAAAGTGACCAAAGCCGTCGCTCGTAAGCCATTCAGCCTGCCTGCCACCTAA
- the gatC gene encoding Asp-tRNA(Asn)/Glu-tRNA(Gln) amidotransferase subunit GatC, translating into MSTQLTREEVEKVASLSRLKLSETELEALGTQMGSVLKYIAMLDELDTSSVEPMAHAIEISNVFREDELRESLPREQALSNAPQTDGKYFLVPAIL; encoded by the coding sequence ATGAGCACGCAACTCACCCGTGAAGAAGTTGAAAAAGTGGCGAGCCTTTCCCGCCTGAAGCTCTCCGAAACTGAGCTGGAGGCCTTGGGAACACAGATGGGGTCCGTCCTGAAATACATCGCCATGCTGGATGAGCTGGATACATCGTCTGTCGAGCCGATGGCGCATGCGATCGAGATCTCCAATGTCTTTCGGGAAGACGAGCTTCGCGAAAGCCTGCCCCGGGAACAGGCGCTGTCCAATGCTCCCCAGACCGATGGAAAATATTTCCTCGTACCCGCGATCCTGTAA
- the gatA gene encoding Asp-tRNA(Asn)/Glu-tRNA(Gln) amidotransferase subunit GatA produces MSITSATASDLLAKMNAGELTSEAITTACLEAISQRDGDINAFLSIQQEAALNAAREVDRKRQAGEPLGKLAGIPVAVKDNICSKGSATTCASRMLEQFQPPYDAHIIEQLKAADAILIGKTNLDEFAMGSSTENSAFKTTANPWNTTHAAGGSSGGSAAAVAAGFSPLSLGSDTGGSIRQPASFCGVVGLKPTYGRVSRYGLVAFASSLDQIGPFSRDVTDAALLLEVIAGKDQRDTTSLDSPVPEYTTNLELPLENLKVGYLEDQHVEGLNEEVKAATQAALDVYKSLGAELIPIELPHAKYCVATYYIIAPSEASSNLARYDGVHYGRRADQFEDMVDMYAASRGEAFGDEVKRRIMLGTYALSSGYYDAYYLKALKVRRLIRNDFEQAFQNVDIIATPVTPTPAFKIGELIDDPLAMYLADIFTTSANLSGVPGISIPAGMSQDQLPIGLQLLAPPLEEERLLRAARMFERETDWHQRRPA; encoded by the coding sequence ATGTCAATCACGTCAGCCACTGCCAGCGATCTGCTGGCAAAAATGAACGCGGGAGAACTCACGAGCGAAGCGATCACCACCGCCTGCCTGGAAGCGATTTCCCAGCGCGATGGTGACATCAATGCCTTCCTTTCGATCCAGCAGGAAGCCGCCTTGAATGCAGCTCGCGAAGTGGACCGCAAACGTCAGGCAGGTGAACCGCTGGGAAAGCTGGCGGGCATCCCGGTCGCAGTTAAAGACAACATCTGCTCAAAGGGGAGTGCCACAACGTGTGCCAGTCGGATGCTGGAACAGTTTCAGCCACCCTATGATGCTCACATCATCGAGCAACTCAAAGCTGCTGACGCCATTCTGATTGGCAAAACTAACCTCGATGAATTCGCCATGGGTTCTTCGACGGAAAACTCCGCTTTCAAAACGACCGCTAACCCCTGGAATACGACCCATGCCGCCGGGGGATCCAGCGGTGGTTCTGCTGCTGCGGTTGCTGCCGGGTTCAGTCCTCTATCGCTGGGCAGCGACACCGGTGGTTCAATTCGTCAGCCAGCCAGCTTTTGTGGTGTTGTGGGATTGAAGCCAACATATGGCCGCGTCTCCCGTTACGGCCTGGTCGCATTCGCCAGCTCGCTCGACCAGATCGGCCCCTTTTCACGAGACGTCACTGACGCTGCCCTGCTGCTGGAAGTGATTGCAGGAAAAGATCAGCGGGATACTACCAGCCTGGACTCCCCCGTCCCCGAGTATACGACAAACCTGGAACTGCCACTGGAAAACCTCAAAGTCGGCTATCTGGAAGATCAACATGTCGAGGGCCTGAACGAAGAGGTCAAAGCAGCCACGCAGGCGGCCCTGGATGTTTATAAATCTCTGGGCGCGGAACTGATTCCGATTGAATTACCACACGCGAAATACTGCGTTGCCACCTATTACATTATTGCCCCTTCAGAAGCCTCAAGTAACCTTGCCCGGTATGACGGGGTACACTACGGGCGTCGCGCTGACCAGTTTGAAGATATGGTCGACATGTATGCCGCCAGCCGGGGTGAAGCATTTGGTGACGAAGTGAAACGTCGGATCATGCTGGGGACTTATGCCCTGTCATCAGGCTACTACGATGCCTATTACCTCAAGGCACTCAAAGTCAGACGCCTGATCCGCAATGACTTCGAACAGGCATTCCAGAATGTTGACATTATTGCCACGCCGGTCACTCCCACTCCCGCCTTCAAAATTGGCGAACTGATCGATGATCCGCTGGCGATGTATCTGGCCGACATTTTCACCACCAGTGCCAACCTGTCAGGAGTTCCCGGCATTTCTATTCCCGCAGGCATGAGCCAGGATCAGCTACCAATTGGACTGCA